cagccctgcGCCGCAGCCGCTCCATCACATCTGCCTCCTTGCGATTCCCGGAAGCCGCATGCTCGGTCTCGTCTCTTAAGTTTTAAACGGGGAATGTCTGTCGCCACCGTGTCTCTCAGACCTGGCGAACTCCGGTCCATCCTACAAAGCCCCAGCGCtgacactccccaccccccacccccgcctcagtTCCACCCCTTCCCGGCTCACCTCTGGGCCCTGCCTGACCACAGAAGGTGGTCTTTCTTTCTCCAGCCATGGGGGGGCATCCTCGAGGGCAGGTCTGACTCCACATTGTCCTGCCACATGGGCTAGGACACAGAATTGCACTGGAAGAGGGTTGGAGGGTAGGAGAGTAGGCTTtacggggtggggggcgcggcgggggggggggagtcctcTGAGCCAGGGCTCTGCCAGAGGCCGGAGTTGGGAGTTGGGGAGATCCCCTACCGGGAAGGATGAGAGCTGATGGGCTCACTGCCTCAGGGCCTCAGACAATGGGatagggcaggggaggggccttCTGGAAGGATGCTGGGTGTGAGTGAAGGCTTGGAGGCGGGAAGGATGAtggaggggcagccagagaaGGGGTGTCAGACACGCAGGGGAGGGCGGGAGCACGTGGTCCTCACTCAGAGCCTGACCTCGGGCGACCCTCCCAGACGCCCAAGCACTGGGTGGGGCAGAGTCAAGGCCAAACCGGTCAGTCCTGGCCCACTCGGGGCCTAACGTGGGGCCAGTGAGGCCCAGGGGATCCCTCCACGCCCAAGTCCTGCCCTGCACGCAGCTTCAAGGGCTCCCGGACCCCCTTCACCCACCTAAGGACCGTCTAGCACAGGCCCGTGCTGTAGCCGTCCCCAGCCTGGTCACCCTCTGTTTTTGTGGCTGAGGAGACTGGCCCAGAGCcctgggtcggggggggggggggggggggggggtcttcaaAAGGAAGTGGACCCTGCCTGGGAGCCCACGCCTCATCCTCCCATCAGTCCTGCGGGTACCAGCCGACAGCCTTTCCCACCtgacactggggtggggggggggggtggaggccaggggGGAACGGACCCCCTCACTGCAGGCGGCCCTCCAGGGGCGGTCCCTTCGCTGGTTTCACTGCCATCTCCAAGCCTTTGTCCTCACAGGACCCTCCCCCCGGAATGCGACGACCCACCACGTCCCACCGACCTGCTCCAGGAAAGCCTGTCTCAGCAGGACGCCCGTCCTCCCCTCTAAACAGACCCCCGCATTGATTaggtacctactgtgtgccaggcccagcCCCATCAGGTTCACCGGCTTAGAGCCCTGGGCCCCTCGGGGCCTGATTCTGCCGGgagtccccctcccctcccgatCTCGGGTGCTGCCCAGACGGTGAACAACGCGGGGCCTGGCGGCAGAAGTGCAAAGAGGGGGCCCAGCTGGGGCGGGCCCAGGCTACAGTCCCCCGAGAGGGCCCCGGCCACCGCATCCCTGTCCCTGAGCCCAGGGGGCCGAGCCGGGTCCCCAGCGGGCTGGGGGGCGCCCCCTGACCCCCATCGGCCAGGCCAGGCCTGAGGGGCGTGGCCAGCGCCAGGGGGAGGGGCCGGTGAGAGAcgcaggagagacagacagggaccGACAGGGCGCGGGCCGCTGCGCTGAGCCCCCATCCTGGGCTATTTTTAGCCCCCGCGGACCCCGCTTCCAGGCGGGGAGGACTCGtcgcccctcctccagccccggAGGACGTCGCGCAGCCGGGCGTCCTGAGCTGCCGCGCCCTCCATCCGTGCCCTGCGGAAACGGGGCCGCGCCGGGGTCCTCTGTGCGTCCCGCCCCCGGCCGTGACTCGGTTGCCCCGGGGGCCCCGGGAGGCCCGACCGCCCTGCTCCCCGCTCCGCCCTCCCCGGCCTGAGCCCGACACCCGCACGTCGGCCAGCCGGGCTGTGCGACAGGGGCGACCCCAGCGCAGGCCACGGATCGTCGTCTCCAGGTGAGACCGGCCCGCCAGGTTAGGGGCGCGGCGTGAGCGCGGGCAGGATGTGTCCGGCGGCCCGCCCCGCTGTGGGtgtgtcccccccctccccccccccccgccccgaccgcCGGTCGCCAGGTGCTAGGTGTCCCCGGGCGGTGCTGAGACCAGGTCTGCGACCGGAGTGTGCCGTCGTGCCCCTGCCGTCCGCCCTGGCGCCTGTCCCGGTGTGGCCCGCGACGTGCCTCTGTGTTTCCCTGGGAGCCTGCGGGGGCCACTCAGGGTCCTTCGGCGCCGCAGGGAGGGTGCAAGGCGCTGGGCGTGGCTGCGAGCccgtgtctgtgcgtgtgtggcCGGTCTCAGCCCACGTCGGGACCATCACTGTAACTCAGTGCCCATCATCAACCACAGCCAAGGGCCCCCAGGCCTGTCccctcacctcacacctgccctCTTGTGCAGGTGAGTGGCGAGCCCTGGAGAGCACCCActgtacagataaggaaactgaggctcacgggGGGCCCCTTGAATCAGGGCCGGCCCTGGCGGCCCCACTTTGCACCCTCTGGGGTGGGGGCCGGCTTGGTGTCACAAACAGGAAAAGGTCCCGGAAATTAAGCCTCATGGTGTGgtgaggggaggtggggcaggccTGGGGGCTGACATTTGTGTGAGGTGTCTGTGGAGGGGTCCACACCCGTGGGCCTGCGAGCCTGCGTCAGGCCCCGGGCTGGCCTGGTCCCTGAAAAGGTGACACCGTTGGTCACCTGGACAGCGCTCAGAGCACTTAGCAAATGTGCCACCTCAGGGCTGCCCCCGTGTGCCTGGCCGGCCAGGAGCCGACCTCTGAGCTCCCGCAGGGCAGGGAAGGCTCCCGGGcggggaggggcctgggtgggagCAGGTCGGGCCCAGAAAATCAGCCGGAATGCCAGCAGGCGGCTCAGTGTCGTGGTTCTCCCCTATTCACAGAggaggggacactgaggctttCTCCCCGTTTCACAGAggaggggacactgaggcttggCACAgtttactcccccccccccccctcgccagCCTGGGACTCCGGCGAGCCGGTCGGAGGTCAGCGTCGCCCCTGCAGGAGTCTGGGTGAGCCTGGGCGTGGGGACAGGAGGCCTCGCAAGCCATCGAGtcgggggagagggggagagacgtGTTGAGAGATGGCTGGCTCGGcgggcaggagggggtgggggaggagagccaGGAACCGACccacaggcagaggaggggcctgGCGCTTGGGAACCGGAGATCGCATTCCGCAGGGGGCTGGGCATGGGAGGCCTGGTGCCTGAGGCTCTGGGGCAGCTGGAAGGAGCCGCCAGGCCTCACCCAGGTGGGCTGACGAAGCCCCCGGGGCGAGCCGGCAGTCCTCCAGGGAGGAGCCAGGAGCTGAGACGGAAGTTCTGGATCCAGGACCCAGCCACGTTCCCATCAAAGCTCTAGAAACTCAGCCCCTTGGAATTCTCGACTCGAGGCCCTGCGGGTTCTGGAAGCGGGAGCGCATCAAAGCCAACCCCCCCTGCTCTTGGGCCACGGAATCCTGAGTCTGTCTAGCGGATCTGGGCGCCAGGCCCCCCCACGAGGCACAGAAAGGAGGATGGGTTCCCCCGAAGGGCCACACGGTGCTGATTGTGGACCTCGGGCTGTGGCGAGGACAGGGCCCTGCCGTCCCCTCCCAGactgtctgggggggggggggggagggaggctttGCCAGGTGCCCCTGCGGGGCTGGCGTGGTTGCCTGGGGAACTCCGGAAGGCAGCTGTCACCAGGACCTGTCCCCGAGGGGACTGGAAACCAGAGGCTGTGGCCAGAGGGAGTCAGGCCAGTTTCCAGCCTCCCCCTGGGGCCGAGAGCTCTGGGTCACAGGTTTGTTCCCAGACACGGGAGGCGTGAGGCGGTCTCCGGGTGAATCAGCAGTCGAATCGCCAGTTCACGGAGCCTCCCACGGGGGCTGGCGCTGTGGGCCCAGGAGGAGCCCCTAGCTCGCGGTCACTCCAGCCTGGGGTTAGGTCAGTGGTCGCAGGCACAGCCCAAGTCCCCGGGAATGTCCCGCAACGGTGCATTCCAGCTCTGGAGGGAGAGAGTGCCCCGTCCCGAGGGGAATCCAAATGCAGGCCAAATCTGTGACGGCAGAGCGCGCACCCCCTGCCCTGCCGCGGGGGGGATGGTTGCGGGTCGCCGCCGCGGAAAGCCCCCCGCCGTGCTGCCCCCGCACTTCTCCCGGGGCCTCAGTGTTCCCACCGGAGGCCCCACCCCGCCGCCGAGGAGGTGGTCTGGGCGCTCAGCCTGGGAGGGAAACTCGGTGCGGGTGTCGGGAGCTGGGTAAGGAAGGAGTCGCTGAGCAGAGGGACCAGGCCAGCACAGCAGGGAACACGTGGGAAGGTGGCCACGGCCACCACCCTGAGGGCACCCACGAGGGGCCCTGAGCCCTGTACTCGGACCCACTCGTTCCCATCATCACGCCCCTTACAGGAAGGGACGAGGCGTGCGACTAGACCAGAGTCAGGGAGAGGGTAGGCAGCGAGGCCTGGACCCCGGGCCAATCTGACCCACTTGTAGGAAATGCTATCCctcgggggcgcccgggtggctcagtccgttgagcgcccgacttcggctcaggtcatgatctcacagtttgtaggttcgagccccgcatcgggctctgcgctgacagctcggagcctggagcctgcttccgattctgtgtctccctctctctctgcccctcccctgctcatgctctgtctctctcaaaaatatttaaaaattaacaaaaaaaagaaagaaaatcccatcCCTTAAAGGAAATctcccccccacgccccccatcTGGTTATTGGCAAAACTTCGAATCGTTTACACGCATTTATACGTAACGAGACCTGGATTTACACCTGAGATCAACTCGGGCCAGGCTGTGGGACCTCGGACAAGAGATTTAACTAACGTGCCTCGGTTTGCCCCCTCTGCAAAATGGGTGTCACAGTAGGACCTTTGTGAGCTTTCCCTGCCCGGCCACCCCCATAGTTCCCACGTCTGCCCGCCTTCACCcgctcttccccacccccgccccgggaaCCCCTGCTGCCCACACAGGGAGCCTTCCTGTCTTTTGGGGAACCGGGAGCTGTTTTTTGAATGATCTCTCAAATTTATTTCTCCTTGACGTCCCCACATCTGGTGTGTTCATCCACATTCGCAGAAGTCAGGCCCAGATGTCTCTGGTTTTGTCGCCCGGCCCCACCGCGAGGACCAGGTCCCTCTCGCTGCCATTTATAGCCCATCCCCGGGGAGTCTGTCACTGCCCATAGCCGTGTTTCTGTTCCCAGAATGGAACCGGATTTCTGGGTTTGTTTCTTATTATGAAAACAATGCCCTGAAAACGGGGGTGGCGGGGAAGAATCCACACGATTGCAACATGTGCCAGGAAGCGTCGTCCTAAAACGCGGGAGGTGTCAGGCCCTCCGCCATGCGTGCGCGACAACTGGTGACCCAGAGGCTGGCCTCAGAGCCGGCCTGGGAGCCGGGACCTCTGGCCGACGTCCAGCTGCCCTCCTCACCTTGGACGCATCCAGTCTCCCCACCCATCCTGGATTCTGCAGTCCGACAAGGGCTCAGAGGGGTGACAGGGGCTCCGAGGGGTGACAAGGGCTCAGAGGGGTGACAGGGGCTCCGAGGGGTGACAAGGGCTCCGAGGGGTGACAGGGGCTCCGAGGGGTGACAGGGGCTCCGAGGGGTGACAAGGGGCTCCGAGGGGTGACAGGGGCTCCGAGGGGTGACAAGCAGGGGGCGGTGGTGCCCGGAGGGCAGAAATCATTTGCCTGGGGCCACGCCGGGGGGTGCCCGGGGCTGCCGTTCAAACCCAGGGCCTCTCTCTGGGTTCTTCTCGGACACCCAGAAATACTAACAGGTCTCCAGGGGTCACAGAGGAGACGGCAGTGGTCCTCACCCCTTGAGGGTCACGGCCACCGGGGCAGGACAGAGTTGGAGGCGGTACGGGTAGTGATACTACTGAGCGGGGAGCGAGGCAAGTCGGGGAAGGTTTCTTCAAAGAGGGgttattcggggcgcctgggcggctcggtcagttgagtgtccgacttgatcTCGGCTCATGTCGTGGTGTCACCATTCGTagcctcccctctcctgcccgtgctcgctctctctctctctctctctctctcaaaataaacaaacataaaaacaaagaaaagcgaAGAGGGTCATTTGGACTGGGGCGTTGAAGCCCGCGTAGGAGTTCGCCAGGCCCGCGCGGATCACCCGCGTTTCTTCTGCCTGCTCCCCCAGGTGTGCCCGAGCCgtccccgcccgccgcccccggcCTGATGGGTTGGTGACCCGGCGCCATGTGGCCCAACGGCAGCGCCCCGGGGCCCTGTTTCCGGCCCACCAACATCACCCTGGAGGAGCGGCAGCTCATCGCCTCCCCCTGGTTCGCCGCCTCCTTCTGCCTCGTGGGCCTGGCGTCCAACCTGCTGGCCCTGAGCGTGCTGGCCGGTGCGCGGCAGGGCGGCTCGCGCGCCCGCTCTTCCTTCCTCACCTTCCTCTGCGGCCTGGTCCTCACCGACTTCGTGGGGCTGCTGGTCACCGGCGCCATCGTGGTGGCCCAGCACGCCGTCCTCTTCGACTGGCGCGCCGTGGACCCCGGCTGCCGCCTCTGCCAGTTCATGGGCGTCGTCATGGTCTTCTTCGGCCTCTGCCCGCTGTGGCTGGGGGCCGCCATGGCCTCGGAGCGCTACCTGGGCATCACCCGGCCCTTCTCGCGGCCCGCGGCCGCCTCCCGGCGCCGCGCCTGGGCCACGGTGGGGCTGGTGTGGACCTCGGCGCTGGCGCTGGGCCTGCTGCCCCTGCTGGGCGTCGGCCGCTACACGGTGCAGTATCCCGGCTCCTGGTGCTTCCTGACGCTCGGCGCCCAGCCCGGGGGACGTGGCCTTCGGCCTGCTGTTCTCGCTCCTGGGCGGCCTCTCGGTGGGACTGTCCTTCGTGCTGAACACGATCAGCGTGGCCACTCTGTGCCACGTGTACCACGGCCAGGAGGCCGCCCAGCAGCGCCCACGGGACTGTGAGGTCGAGATGATGGCTCAGCTCACGGGCATCATGGTGGTGGCCACGATCTGCTGGATGCCGCTGCTGGTGAGTGGCGGGCGGGGGGGCGGGTGTGCGGGGCGGGGGGTCTGCTCGGGGCTCCTGCCGCTCCTGGTGACCGGGCTCGGCTGCATGGATTTAAGTCTCCCGGTTGTCACCCGCCCGGGAAAACGTGGGCACGGACCCCAGGGTTCGGGCGTCCTTCCTCGAGGAGCTCACGAGCGGGACGCAGATAACCCCCAAGCCGGGGGCGCGATGGGGATGCCCAGGGAGGGGCTCCAGGATTCCATCTGGGGCATCGGAGAAGGCTTCCCAGGGGATGGGCGTGGGAGCTGGGGTCTTgagggatgaataggagttttctTAACAAAGCCAAGGAAGCCATTCTAGGTAGTGTTGCTGAATCATCAAACATCTCCTGAGTCTACTCCGTGCCTGGTTCTGGGCTGGAACCCAGGCCTGCCCAGGTTTTCCGAGTCGGGGAGGCTGGGCCCAAGCCCTGCGAGTGATTGGCGTAAGTTGGCCACTCAGGGTggttgtctttccatttctgtttgaTCGGGACGAGTCTGGCGTCTGAAGTCAGACACGCGGTCCCCAGCCCACGTCCCGTGAGGACTTGCCGTGTGACTCTGGCTCcgggctcccctcctcctccagccttgcTGTCTGGTTACGGGGATCCAAAAGCGTGATGGCGAGGTCGAAATGAACTCGCTCATTCGTTCGTTCTTCCAACAAGCGTGTCACGAGCGACTCCTCCTGTGTACAAGGCTCCGCTCTAGGCGCCGAGGACACAGCAGACATCCTGTGCTTCCGGGAGCTCTTGCCAGCGGGGCAGGCGGGCCATGAACTTAGTCCGCTCCCTCCGCCGCTGGAGCGTGCGACTCCTggtctcaggatcgtgagttcgagccccacgtcgggcgtAGCgatcacttaaaaatagaaccccaggggcgcctgggtggcgcagtcggttaagcgtccgacttcagccaggtcacgatctcgcggt
This DNA window, taken from Neofelis nebulosa isolate mNeoNeb1 chromosome 4, mNeoNeb1.pri, whole genome shotgun sequence, encodes the following:
- the TBXA2R gene encoding LOW QUALITY PROTEIN: thromboxane A2 receptor (The sequence of the model RefSeq protein was modified relative to this genomic sequence to represent the inferred CDS: deleted 1 base in 1 codon), translating into MWPNGSAPGPCFRPTNITLEERQLIASPWFAASFCLVGLASNLLALSVLAGARQGGSRARSSFLTFLCGLVLTDFVGLLVTGAIVVAQHAVLFDWRAVDPGCRLCQFMGVVMVFFGLCPLWLGAAMASERYLGITRPFSRPAAASRRRAWATVGLVWTSALALGLLPLLGVGRYTVQYPGSWCFLTLGAQPGDVAFGLLFSLLGGLSVGLSFVLNTISVATLCHVYHGQEAAQQRPRDCEVEMMAQLTGIMVVATICWMPLLVFIAQTVLRSPPAMSPTGQLSRATEQRLLIYLRVATWNQILDPWVYILFRRAVTRRLHPRLGARPRSLSLQPQLTQRPTVQ